AAGGGGCTTCTTTACGATCCTTCTTTCATTTACCCGCCATGTTACTCATCGTAGGTGGAACGTTAGGTGCTACATTTGCATCTTACTCTATATCACAAGTAACTAAAGCAGTAAGAGACACAAAATTTGCCCTTTCTAGAAAAAAAGAAAACGATCTGAAACTTATTTTCTTTCGGTTTTGGGAAAAAGCCAGAAAAGACGGTTTATTGTCTTTAGAGGATGAAGCCAAAAAACTAGCAAATCCCTTTTTACAAAAGGGAATTCAGTTGATTGTGGATGGCTCTGACCCCCGAACCATTGAAGAAATTCTTTGGGAAGCCCACGAAGAAGAAGAAAAAAACGACTTAAAATCGGCCAAAGTATTTGAAACGGCCGCTGGGTTTTCTCCCACAGTAGGTATCATTGGAACCGTACTCGGTCTTGTGACCGTCTTGGAGAATCTAGATGGCGGTACCAAAGTTCTTGGTCAGGGGATTGCGACAGCCTTCATCGCAACCTTTTATGGAATCTCTTTTGCAAACTTAATCTTACTTCCAATCTCTAACCAACTTAAAGTAGTCGCCAAACGAGAAAGTAACGAACGACAAGCCATTATGAGAGGGATCCTATCATTACAATCTGGAGAAAACAGAAGGATCCTTGCCGAACGAATTGATCCCTTTGTTAAATATTGAAGTTTAGGAATTTGGATCTGATTTTATGCAGAATAACTGATGGATTTTTTCATCCCGAAAGTCTGGTGGTATTGATTCCTTTGTACGGTTAATGGATTGGTATCCGCGTTGTTTCCATTCATCATCCTCAATTTCCATTTTAAATTTCCGAAAATTAGTGGAGAACCAAATTTCTCCATCATCATTTAGAAATTTTGTTAGGAGTAACAAAAGAAGATTTCGATGTTTGGTTTGTACATCCCACTCTTCCCTCATTTTTTTACTATTGGAAAATGTTGGAGGATCAAGAAATATCAAATCATAACGTTCTCGATTGGGATTTTTTGTTTCCTCTTCCATCCATTGCAAAATATCTGCATTGATGATTTGATGATTTGTGGTTTTGAATCCATTTTGTTCTAAATTTTTCAAAGCCCATTCACAATAAGTTTTGGAAAGATCTATACTTTTTGTTTTTGTCGCTCCACCTGACGCTGCATATACGGAGAATGCTCCTGTATATGAAAATAAATTTAATACTGATTTTCCTTTAGATGCTTTCCTCAACCAATCACGAGTGATCCGGTGATCTAAAAACAAACCAGTGTCTAAATAATCAGAAAGATTGATTCGAAATTCCAAATTAGATTCTTTTACCCATTCAAAGTTTCCTTCAATGGCGAGTTTATCATATTGGTCCGTACCTTTTTGTTTTTTGCGTCTTTTTAGAAACAGTTGTTCTTCAGAGATCTGGAATACATCACGAACAATAGATGCAATTCGATCAAAACGTTCATCATGTCCTTCTTCTGCTTGAAAACGTAAGGAACTTTTATCATACAAAACCAAACCATTGGGATAGCGGTCCAAAATGCACGATACTTGTGGAATGTCTTCCGAGTAGATTCGGTAACAAGTAATAGATTCTCGTTTTGCCCACTTTTCGCGCTCTTTTTTCAGCTTACGAATGCGGTTCTCAAACATGGTAAGGGCACCAAATCCCCGTTCGGTCATGGAATTTCCTTTTTTTAGGGGAGGTTTGGGATTTTTAGGTAGATGTCCCCGCCCTATATAGACTGGGTGGGGTAATCCACCCGCCACCCAATACGCTCCGTTTACCACGACACGGCTAAAAAGTCCTTCATAAATCAAAATCCAAAAGATTTTTTTAAATCAAGTTCGTGTTTTTGATTGGTGATAGAGAGATCACAGAAAAGACTGTCGGCTATGTCTACAAAAGATACCACCTTCATTTACTGTGACGGTAGTTCCCGCGGAAACCCAGGTCCTTCTGCCATCGGAGTTTCCTTCCAAGACAATGATGGAATCGAATTTTTCTTTTTATCCGAAAAAATTGGAACCGCAACAAACAATGTAGCAGAATGGCAAGCCTTACATCGCGGCATGGAAGAAGCAATCAAACAAAATCTACAAAAGATTAGATTTCGATTGGATTCCGAACTTGTCGTTAAACAGATGAAAGGCGAGTATAAAGTTAAAAATAAAGACTTACTTGTTTTCAAAACCAAATGTGAATCTTTAAAATCTTCCTTTCAACAATTTGATATTCAGTATATCCCACGAGAACAAAACTCCAGAGCCGACCAATTGGCAAATTTAGCGCAGGACGCGAAGGTTTGATTCTTCGGATTCTTACATCTTTATTTTCTTTTTTTATATTTGTGTTGTTCTTAACCAATTGTAAAAAATCCGTCACTCGCCAATTGGATGAATTATTGGAATCTGGATCTTCCTTCAAAACGGCCACCTTCTGCGAAAAAAATAAAATCCAACTAACCGACAGAATGGAAGACTGCGAAAGGGTCACAAAATCAGCGAAGGAAGAAATTGATTCCATTCTCAACCGAAGATTGGATTTAGGTATTGCTCCCGTAATTATAGAAAAGAATAAGGGAAAAGAAATTGAAGAGTTTTTACAAGTTCATACCCGGATGGGAATTCGATATTGGGAAATCTGGAAAGCAAATGTGATTTTAGAATAGACAATCTTCCCCCATCGCAGATAAACAAATCATGGCTGGAGATCCTTCTCAAATATTAAAAAAAATCGGACTCAAAGTAACGAAGAATCGTGAACAAGTTCTGTCCATTCTACAAGGATCCCCTCGGCCGTTGAACCACCAAGAAATCATGGAAAAACTTCCCAAAGAGGAATCTTGGGATCGAGTTACCATCTACAGAGCCTTATCCGACTTAGAAGAAAAAAA
The sequence above is drawn from the Leptospira sp. WS4.C2 genome and encodes:
- a CDS encoding motility protein A, which gives rise to MIHSTLLGILAAVLSVFVAILIEGASLRSFFHLPAMLLIVGGTLGATFASYSISQVTKAVRDTKFALSRKKENDLKLIFFRFWEKARKDGLLSLEDEAKKLANPFLQKGIQLIVDGSDPRTIEEILWEAHEEEEKNDLKSAKVFETAAGFSPTVGIIGTVLGLVTVLENLDGGTKVLGQGIATAFIATFYGISFANLILLPISNQLKVVAKRESNERQAIMRGILSLQSGENRRILAERIDPFVKY
- a CDS encoding class I SAM-dependent methyltransferase, coding for MTERGFGALTMFENRIRKLKKEREKWAKRESITCYRIYSEDIPQVSCILDRYPNGLVLYDKSSLRFQAEEGHDERFDRIASIVRDVFQISEEQLFLKRRKKQKGTDQYDKLAIEGNFEWVKESNLEFRINLSDYLDTGLFLDHRITRDWLRKASKGKSVLNLFSYTGAFSVYAASGGATKTKSIDLSKTYCEWALKNLEQNGFKTTNHQIINADILQWMEEETKNPNRERYDLIFLDPPTFSNSKKMREEWDVQTKHRNLLLLLLTKFLNDDGEIWFSTNFRKFKMEIEDDEWKQRGYQSINRTKESIPPDFRDEKIHQLFCIKSDPNS
- a CDS encoding ribonuclease HI family protein, whose protein sequence is MSTKDTTFIYCDGSSRGNPGPSAIGVSFQDNDGIEFFFLSEKIGTATNNVAEWQALHRGMEEAIKQNLQKIRFRLDSELVVKQMKGEYKVKNKDLLVFKTKCESLKSSFQQFDIQYIPREQNSRADQLANLAQDAKV